In the genome of Vanacampus margaritifer isolate UIUO_Vmar chromosome 1, RoL_Vmar_1.0, whole genome shotgun sequence, one region contains:
- the sycp2 gene encoding uncharacterized protein sycp2 isoform X1, protein MASELEKAITDAFKNKNITALKGFLQNNTNEALKCSAQFLNKLDKFVTWSLDEKHLNAACVAFAVLHICGRNLKFPAGSQGITGIIHQGLIQKMFQWFDKCKQLWIQHGPQWDKSLSTLSEDFFDAVTMVHKASKEGMMGIQCFLYSVGQLVYNVRVCVTIRKEAICALNIILKKMAVSPGKEKFLTSQEASDMMMKLAGQIMLCGDYDLQVALIEVLFRMTTPDQRKKLKALWFSVAEVACAFGQIHPSEFEADCRTFLIFVNGLQGDSRRVISYPCLDVYLDNFQLLRPADDKLDKFWIDFNLGSRSISFYFSFADEKSLTGLWDSICIPEKAIRSYTVTEKGPKQFLQLQLSEEVMAGSVKGSSITITFCSTLNIRQAVTSVYGKRKEKSTAGKTSSVNMTLKIVIDEDKSQNVVPESQVSLGDGDKNTASCLGTAKPTSLHISADVISGLTTSSNRSSKGSIQKTNKFTENKRKPSLEIFCASDRRLSANLAEEKTTEETFKYVRTKQNIPVVRQSERMQAGQVAYQSQEGSFVPDTQPLTEQNARQRNKHPVSEIPKRPIIQKNNPLPNSEQCSNVAKKQVCPFSAQTVIDRNRRKQLHSKSTRHLQQVIRERNTEFALTEGARAMTLTPDQKSVKENIPEGSNDLELHIPKEVQAQGKQLDKTMSRGRQSLMAASTEASTSNQARNSNKRAMEAVGNMVKLISSYHTKNNQSKEKDGSIPQRCTPAVSGFLSTGKKNAQAVDLTKSHSKITSNAANKRKDVFEFDIDETLSIGGTFNTFLGKPARSRKDTLDSSVHFRTTRTRLEEQNGNNNLFSGRDDINSLDVSWLRESSKKAKLKTTYARKQPITSRTLQPSNSITFPVVPQIFPKPGKSDARLNKKVMDLPKKDIPEPGKPFNVNKRPRRRAALAKSYKEPDTDESLSESENPQATKACEIIQTDKPDATRIFERQTSKCPRPDHSASSSSTKKMRFTEMSTQSLELAFSPFVTLPLCCSSPKEKSVIQLSSLPLPFSPLLAPSKLPPITASHISELQLNCSFSQESVSQVSLSLSFTSGVQQMPNASQANSQKTEKTPHSNEDCPDSLVVGPNRKRRISLSSNSDEKERQKRKCPPRLKSRVLFNSFSEESSEDEISHLVTTSFSVMTNHWNTDEGNGDIDVEDLELPDVGVNLSCLSPQLTAKLKTKFQIQNGFKTMDAYYKENMNIVQQHISSLSTELCKHRMQKCEDVKNIFLQEIHNLEQGKAVLNNMDKDLNICLEKQQTFFRLYHEQESKSIEFLKTTLRDMRLSPEYEKPLFASQMAHLKKDMKSIQEKVLRTMHKEALESLRRSLRAWVLVD, encoded by the exons ATGGCCTCAGAG TTGGAGAAAGCAATCACTGATGCATTCAAGAACAAGAACATTACAGCTCTGAAAGGATTCctgcaaaacaacacaaatgaagCACTCAAATGTTCCGCGCAGTTTCTCAACAAATTGGACAAGTTTGTCACTTGG agCTTGGATGAAAAACACTTAAATGCTGCTTGTGTGGCTTTCGCAGTCCTCCATATTTGTGGGAGGAACCTGAAATTTCCTGCAGGCAGTCAAGGAATTACAGGAATAATACATCAAGGCCTGATCCAAAAGAT GTTTCAGTGGTTTGACAAGTGCAAGCAACTGTGGATTCAGCACGGACCACAGTGGGATAAATCCTTGTCCACGCTGTCAGAGGACTTCTTCGATGCTGTAACG ATGGTCCACAAAGCCTCCAAAGAAG GAATGATGGGAATCCAATGCTTCTTGTATTCTGTTGGCCAGTTGGTATACAATGTCAGAGTTTGCGTTACCATCAGAAAAGAG GCAATCTGTGCATTGAACataattctgaaaaaaatggcAGTGTCACCTGGGAAAGAAAAGTTCCTGACCTCACAGGAGGCCTCAGATATGAT GATGAAGCTGGCTGGTCAGATAATGCTGTGTGGGG ATTACGATTTACAGGTTGCTCTGATTGAGGTATTATTCCGAATGACCACTCCTGACCAGAGAAAGAAGCTGAAGGCTCTCTGGTTCAGCGTGGCTGAAGTAGCCTGTGCCTTTGGCCAAATCCACCCTTCGGAGTTTGAGGCG GATTGTCGCACATTTCTGATCTTCGTGAATGGATTACAGGGAGACAGTAGAAG AGTGATATCGTATCCATGTTTGGATGTTTATCTGGACAATTTCCAG CTTCTGAGACCCGCTGATGATAAGCTTGACAAATTCTGGATTGACTTCAACCTCGGCAGCCGAAgcatctcattttatttttcatttgctgATGAAAAGTCTCTG ACAGGTCTCTGGGATTCAATCTGTATCCCTGAGAAGGCAATCCGCAGCTACACTGTTACAG AGAAGGGACCAAAGCAATTTTTACAGTTACAACTGTCTGAAGAGGTCATGGCGGGTAGCGTAAAAGGATCAAGTATCACCATCACCTTCTGCTCCACCTTAAACATCCGGCAGGCTGTTACTAGTGTctatggaaaaagaaaagaaaaa AGCACAGCAGGAAAGACATCCTCTGTGAACATGACACTTAAAATTGTCATTGACGAGGACAAATCCCAG AATGTTGTCCCAGAGAGTCAGGTGTCTCTTGGTGACGGTGACAAGAACACGGCTTCATGTCTTGGAACTGCAAAGCCGACGTCTTTACAT ATCTCAGCCGATGTAATTTCTGGGTTGACCACCTCCAGCAACAGAAGTTCAAAAGGGAGCATACAAAAAACAA ACAAATTCACCGAGAACAAAAGGAAACCATCTCTGGAGATATTTTGTGCTTCTGATAGAAGGTTGAGTGCAAACCTGGCAGAAGAAAAGACCACTGAAGAAACCTTCAAATATGTCAGGACAAAGCAG AACATACCAGTAGTAAGACAATCAGAAAGGATGCAAGCAGGTCAGGTTGCATACCAGTCTCAGG AAGGTTCATTTGTGCCAGACACCCAGCCTTTAACGGAGCAAAACGC GCGTCAGAGGAACAAACATCCAGTTTCAGAAATACCCAAAAGGCctataatacaaaaaaacaatcctctGCCAAATTCAG aacaatgttcaaatgttgcaAAGAAGCAAGTGTGCCCCTTTTCTGCCCAAACGGTTATAGACCGGAATAGGAGAAAGCAGCTCCATAGCAAAAGTACTCGGCACTTGCAGCAGGTAATCAGAGAGAGAAACACAGAGTTTGCACTAACAGAAGGTGCCAGAGCCATGACATTGACGCCTGATCAAAAAagtgtaaaagaaaacattccagAAGGCTCAAATGATTTGGAGCTGCATATTCCTAAAGAGGTACAGGCCCAGGGAAAACAACTTGACAAAACAATGAGCAGAGGCAGGCAATCATTGATGGCAGCTTCAACTGAGGCATCTACATCCAATCAAGCAAGAAATTCAAATAAG AGAGCTATGGAGGCTGTAGGCAACATGGTGAAACTCATCTCAAGCTATCACACCAAAAACAATCAATCCAAGGAAAAAGATGGAAGTATACCTCAGCGCTGTACACCAGCTGTTAGCGG CTTTCTTTCCACTGGTAAA AAAAATGCACAAGCAGTAGATTTAACCAAATCCCACAGTAAGATCACATCAAATGCTGCAAACAAAAG AAAAGATGTTTTTGAATTTGACATTGATGAAACATTGAGCATCGGG ggAACGTTCAATACATTCCTTGGCAAACCTGCCAGATCACGCAA AGATACCCTTGACTCTTCAGTGCACTTTCGCACAACCAGGACAAGACTG GAGGAGCAGAAtggaaataataatttgttcagCGGCAGAGACGATATCAATTCTCTGGATGTCAGCTGGCTACGAGAATCAAGCAAGAAAGCCAAACTCAAAACTACATATGCCCGAAAGCAACCAATCACGTCCAGAACATTACAGCCTTCTAATTCAA TTACGTTTCCAGTTGTACCCCAAATCTTCCCCAAACCTGGAAAAAGCGATGCAAGACTCAATAAG AAGGTGATGGACTTACCGAAGAAAGACATTCCAGAACCTGGCAAACCCTTCAATGTCAACAAAAGACCCAGGCGACGTGCAGCCTTAGCCAAGAGCTATAAAGAGCCAGACACGGATGAGAGCCTGTCAGAATCAGAGAACCCTCAAGCAACCAAG GCATGTGAAATTATTCAGACAGACAAGCCCGATGCCACAAGGATCTTTGAACGACAGACGTCAAAGTGTCCTCGTCCTGACCACagcgcctcctcttcctccaccaAGAAAATGCGAT TCACTGAAATGTCCACCCAATCCCTGGAGTTGGCCTTCTCCCCTTTCGTCACCCTGCCACTGTGTTGTTCTTCACCAAAGGAG aaAAGTGTGATCCAGCTGTCTTCACTTCCACTACCCTTTTCTCCCTTGTTGGCACCCTCAAAGCTGCCCCCCATCACCGCTTCACATATTTCTGAATTGCAGCTGAATTGCAGCTTCAGTCAGGAATCTGTCTCTCAGGTTTCCCTCAGTCTGTCTTTTACCAGTGGAGTTCAGCAAATGCCAAATGCCTCACAGGCAAATAGTCAGAAAACAGAG AAAACACCACATTCAAATGAAGATTGTCCTGATAGTCTTGTCGTAG GACCCAACCGGAAGCGCCGCATCTCCTTGTCCAGTAATTCCGACGAGAAAGAGAGGCAAAAAAGGAAGTGCCCCCCACGCTTAAAATCTCGTGTGTTATTCAACTCCT TTTCAGAGGAGAGCAGTGAAGATGAGATCAGCCATTTGGTGACCACTTCCTTCTCAGTGATGACAAATCACTGGAACACTGATGAGGGAAATGGAGATATAGACGTGGAGGATTTAGAGTTACCGGATGTTGGAGTTAACCTGAGTTGTCTTTCTCCGCAACTCACTGCCAAACTAAAGACAAAGTTCCAG attCAGAACGGCTTCAAGACAATGGACGCTTATTACAAAGAGAACATGAATATTGTCCAGCAACACATCTCCTCTCTCAGCACAGAACTTTGCAAACACAG GATGCAAAAGTGTGAAGATGTAAAGAATATATTTCTGCAAGAGATTCACAACCTGGAGCAGGGGAAGGCTGTGCTGAATAATATGGACAAAGACCTGAAT ATATGCTTGGAAAAACAGCAGACTTTTTTCCGGTTATATCATGAGCAGGAATCCAAGAG CATAGAGTTCCTGAAGACAACCCTGAGAGACATGCGCTTGAGCCCTGAGTACGAGAAGCCATTATTCGCATCCCAG
- the sycp2 gene encoding uncharacterized protein sycp2 isoform X4: MTTPDQRKKLKALWFSVAEVACAFGQIHPSEFEADCRTFLIFVNGLQGDSRRVISYPCLDVYLDNFQLLRPADDKLDKFWIDFNLGSRSISFYFSFADEKSLTGLWDSICIPEKAIRSYTVTEKGPKQFLQLQLSEEVMAGSVKGSSITITFCSTLNIRQAVTSVYGKRKEKSTAGKTSSVNMTLKIVIDEDKSQNVVPESQVSLGDGDKNTASCLGTAKPTSLHISADVISGLTTSSNRSSKGSIQKTNKFTENKRKPSLEIFCASDRRLSANLAEEKTTEETFKYVRTKQNIPVVRQSERMQAGQVAYQSQEGSFVPDTQPLTEQNARQRNKHPVSEIPKRPIIQKNNPLPNSEQCSNVAKKQVCPFSAQTVIDRNRRKQLHSKSTRHLQQVIRERNTEFALTEGARAMTLTPDQKSVKENIPEGSNDLELHIPKEVQAQGKQLDKTMSRGRQSLMAASTEASTSNQARNSNKRAMEAVGNMVKLISSYHTKNNQSKEKDGSIPQRCTPAVSGFLSTGKKNAQAVDLTKSHSKITSNAANKRKDVFEFDIDETLSIGGTFNTFLGKPARSRKDTLDSSVHFRTTRTRLEEQNGNNNLFSGRDDINSLDVSWLRESSKKAKLKTTYARKQPITSRTLQPSNSITFPVVPQIFPKPGKSDARLNKKVMDLPKKDIPEPGKPFNVNKRPRRRAALAKSYKEPDTDESLSESENPQATKACEIIQTDKPDATRIFERQTSKCPRPDHSASSSSTKKMRFTEMSTQSLELAFSPFVTLPLCCSSPKEKSVIQLSSLPLPFSPLLAPSKLPPITASHISELQLNCSFSQESVSQVSLSLSFTSGVQQMPNASQANSQKTEKTPHSNEDCPDSLVVGPNRKRRISLSSNSDEKERQKRKCPPRLKSRVLFNSFSEESSEDEISHLVTTSFSVMTNHWNTDEGNGDIDVEDLELPDVGVNLSCLSPQLTAKLKTKFQIQNGFKTMDAYYKENMNIVQQHISSLSTELCKHRMQKCEDVKNIFLQEIHNLEQGKAVLNNMDKDLNICLEKQQTFFRLYHEQESKSIEFLKTTLRDMRLSPEYEKPLFASQMAHLKKDMKSIQEKVLRTMHKEALESLRRSLRAWVLVD, encoded by the exons ATGACCACTCCTGACCAGAGAAAGAAGCTGAAGGCTCTCTGGTTCAGCGTGGCTGAAGTAGCCTGTGCCTTTGGCCAAATCCACCCTTCGGAGTTTGAGGCG GATTGTCGCACATTTCTGATCTTCGTGAATGGATTACAGGGAGACAGTAGAAG AGTGATATCGTATCCATGTTTGGATGTTTATCTGGACAATTTCCAG CTTCTGAGACCCGCTGATGATAAGCTTGACAAATTCTGGATTGACTTCAACCTCGGCAGCCGAAgcatctcattttatttttcatttgctgATGAAAAGTCTCTG ACAGGTCTCTGGGATTCAATCTGTATCCCTGAGAAGGCAATCCGCAGCTACACTGTTACAG AGAAGGGACCAAAGCAATTTTTACAGTTACAACTGTCTGAAGAGGTCATGGCGGGTAGCGTAAAAGGATCAAGTATCACCATCACCTTCTGCTCCACCTTAAACATCCGGCAGGCTGTTACTAGTGTctatggaaaaagaaaagaaaaa AGCACAGCAGGAAAGACATCCTCTGTGAACATGACACTTAAAATTGTCATTGACGAGGACAAATCCCAG AATGTTGTCCCAGAGAGTCAGGTGTCTCTTGGTGACGGTGACAAGAACACGGCTTCATGTCTTGGAACTGCAAAGCCGACGTCTTTACAT ATCTCAGCCGATGTAATTTCTGGGTTGACCACCTCCAGCAACAGAAGTTCAAAAGGGAGCATACAAAAAACAA ACAAATTCACCGAGAACAAAAGGAAACCATCTCTGGAGATATTTTGTGCTTCTGATAGAAGGTTGAGTGCAAACCTGGCAGAAGAAAAGACCACTGAAGAAACCTTCAAATATGTCAGGACAAAGCAG AACATACCAGTAGTAAGACAATCAGAAAGGATGCAAGCAGGTCAGGTTGCATACCAGTCTCAGG AAGGTTCATTTGTGCCAGACACCCAGCCTTTAACGGAGCAAAACGC GCGTCAGAGGAACAAACATCCAGTTTCAGAAATACCCAAAAGGCctataatacaaaaaaacaatcctctGCCAAATTCAG aacaatgttcaaatgttgcaAAGAAGCAAGTGTGCCCCTTTTCTGCCCAAACGGTTATAGACCGGAATAGGAGAAAGCAGCTCCATAGCAAAAGTACTCGGCACTTGCAGCAGGTAATCAGAGAGAGAAACACAGAGTTTGCACTAACAGAAGGTGCCAGAGCCATGACATTGACGCCTGATCAAAAAagtgtaaaagaaaacattccagAAGGCTCAAATGATTTGGAGCTGCATATTCCTAAAGAGGTACAGGCCCAGGGAAAACAACTTGACAAAACAATGAGCAGAGGCAGGCAATCATTGATGGCAGCTTCAACTGAGGCATCTACATCCAATCAAGCAAGAAATTCAAATAAG AGAGCTATGGAGGCTGTAGGCAACATGGTGAAACTCATCTCAAGCTATCACACCAAAAACAATCAATCCAAGGAAAAAGATGGAAGTATACCTCAGCGCTGTACACCAGCTGTTAGCGG CTTTCTTTCCACTGGTAAA AAAAATGCACAAGCAGTAGATTTAACCAAATCCCACAGTAAGATCACATCAAATGCTGCAAACAAAAG AAAAGATGTTTTTGAATTTGACATTGATGAAACATTGAGCATCGGG ggAACGTTCAATACATTCCTTGGCAAACCTGCCAGATCACGCAA AGATACCCTTGACTCTTCAGTGCACTTTCGCACAACCAGGACAAGACTG GAGGAGCAGAAtggaaataataatttgttcagCGGCAGAGACGATATCAATTCTCTGGATGTCAGCTGGCTACGAGAATCAAGCAAGAAAGCCAAACTCAAAACTACATATGCCCGAAAGCAACCAATCACGTCCAGAACATTACAGCCTTCTAATTCAA TTACGTTTCCAGTTGTACCCCAAATCTTCCCCAAACCTGGAAAAAGCGATGCAAGACTCAATAAG AAGGTGATGGACTTACCGAAGAAAGACATTCCAGAACCTGGCAAACCCTTCAATGTCAACAAAAGACCCAGGCGACGTGCAGCCTTAGCCAAGAGCTATAAAGAGCCAGACACGGATGAGAGCCTGTCAGAATCAGAGAACCCTCAAGCAACCAAG GCATGTGAAATTATTCAGACAGACAAGCCCGATGCCACAAGGATCTTTGAACGACAGACGTCAAAGTGTCCTCGTCCTGACCACagcgcctcctcttcctccaccaAGAAAATGCGAT TCACTGAAATGTCCACCCAATCCCTGGAGTTGGCCTTCTCCCCTTTCGTCACCCTGCCACTGTGTTGTTCTTCACCAAAGGAG aaAAGTGTGATCCAGCTGTCTTCACTTCCACTACCCTTTTCTCCCTTGTTGGCACCCTCAAAGCTGCCCCCCATCACCGCTTCACATATTTCTGAATTGCAGCTGAATTGCAGCTTCAGTCAGGAATCTGTCTCTCAGGTTTCCCTCAGTCTGTCTTTTACCAGTGGAGTTCAGCAAATGCCAAATGCCTCACAGGCAAATAGTCAGAAAACAGAG AAAACACCACATTCAAATGAAGATTGTCCTGATAGTCTTGTCGTAG GACCCAACCGGAAGCGCCGCATCTCCTTGTCCAGTAATTCCGACGAGAAAGAGAGGCAAAAAAGGAAGTGCCCCCCACGCTTAAAATCTCGTGTGTTATTCAACTCCT TTTCAGAGGAGAGCAGTGAAGATGAGATCAGCCATTTGGTGACCACTTCCTTCTCAGTGATGACAAATCACTGGAACACTGATGAGGGAAATGGAGATATAGACGTGGAGGATTTAGAGTTACCGGATGTTGGAGTTAACCTGAGTTGTCTTTCTCCGCAACTCACTGCCAAACTAAAGACAAAGTTCCAG attCAGAACGGCTTCAAGACAATGGACGCTTATTACAAAGAGAACATGAATATTGTCCAGCAACACATCTCCTCTCTCAGCACAGAACTTTGCAAACACAG GATGCAAAAGTGTGAAGATGTAAAGAATATATTTCTGCAAGAGATTCACAACCTGGAGCAGGGGAAGGCTGTGCTGAATAATATGGACAAAGACCTGAAT ATATGCTTGGAAAAACAGCAGACTTTTTTCCGGTTATATCATGAGCAGGAATCCAAGAG CATAGAGTTCCTGAAGACAACCCTGAGAGACATGCGCTTGAGCCCTGAGTACGAGAAGCCATTATTCGCATCCCAG